One segment of Vicia villosa cultivar HV-30 ecotype Madison, WI unplaced genomic scaffold, Vvil1.0 ctg.001041F_1_1, whole genome shotgun sequence DNA contains the following:
- the LOC131632841 gene encoding uncharacterized protein LOC131632841, with protein MHPYGGLVAIFEEMIDMIEHRLCLRHLYANYKKKFGGGSLVWDLMMGADKATYYIAWSQKINELKIVDQNAWSWLMAIYESFNATTLVARDKPILTMCEWIRKYITNRLSTSATKLEKWQHKVMPIPRRLDNEVYNSAQWLPTWSIFEKFQVTHSYNHQEFIVDIAKKSCSCNFWELVGIPCRHVVAALRYRKRSPEDFVDEFYTRDKFALCYGFSISHINGQDMWPEVEMEQVLLPSYKKGPGRPRKVRIRELGEEGARQRRHKIEYKCTKCDKFGHNALTCKSLTQDPNALKRKRKVKKSDEVESAGHNDGESTMDGADNSLPTD; from the exons ATGCATCCATATGGAG GATTAGTTGCTATATTCGAGGAGATGATTGACATGATAGAACACAGATTGTGTCTCAGGCATTTATATGCTAATTACAAGAAAAAATTTGGTGGTGGATCCCTCGTTTGGGACCTGATGATGGGGGCTGATAAAGCTACATACTATATAGCATGGTCTCAGAAGATAAATGAATTGAAGATAGTGGATCAAAATGCTTGGTCTTGGTTGAtggct ATATATGAATCCTTCAATGCTACAACACTAGTTGCTAGGGACAAACCTATATTAACTATGTGTGAGTGGATAAGGAAATATATTACGAATAGGTTGTCTACATCTGCCACCAAACTAGAAAAGTGGCAACATAAAGTGATGCCAATACCCAGAAGGTTAGATAATGAGGTGTACAATAGTGCTCAGTGGTTGCCAACATGGTCCATATTTGAAAAATTCCAAGTCACTCATAGTTACAACCACCAAGAGTTTATTGTGGACATAGCTAAAAAGTCATGTAGCTGCAACTTCTGGGAGTTAGTGGGAATACCTTGTAGGCATGTCGTGGCAGCTTTGAGATATAGGAAGCGAAGCCCAGAAGACTTTGTTGATGAGTTTTACACCAGAGATAAATTTGCACTTTGTTATGGATTTTCAATAAGCCATATCAATGGTCAGGATATGTGGCCAGAAGTGGAAATGGAACAAGTTTTACTTCCCTCATACAAGAAAGGTCCAGGAAGGCCTAGGAAGGTAAGGATAAGAGAACTTGGAGAGGAAGGTGCAAGACAAAGAAGACATAAGATTGAATACAAGTGCACAAAATGTGACAAGTTTGGTCACAATGCATTGACTTGCAAGTCATTGACACAAGATCCCAATGCTCTGAAAAGAAAG AGGAAAGTAAAAAAGTCTGATGAAGTTGAGAGTGCAGGGCATAATGATGGAGAGAGTACAATGGATGGTGCAGATAATTCACTTCCTACTGATTGA